A region from the Lutra lutra chromosome 1, mLutLut1.2, whole genome shotgun sequence genome encodes:
- the LOC125092971 gene encoding protein PIGBOS1-like, producing MFGRLTLPKLLFTSILGIAGRMYIYQLILEQYYQDQMELKEKLKLA from the coding sequence ATGTTTGGGAGATTGACTCTTCCAAAACTGCTTTTTACTAGCATCCTTGGAATTGCTGGAAGGATGTATATTTATCAACTAATATTGGAACAATATTACCAAGATCagatggaattaaaagaaaagttgaaattgGCATAA